One genomic window of Eggerthella timonensis includes the following:
- a CDS encoding ribbon-helix-helix domain-containing protein — protein sequence MDREELNKAFGVTEEQLDDWAEEYENGTWDASTLGEVRRGRPSIADEDVKPVTFRLPSSQILAVDRRAEEKGITRSEFLRDAVQSALADCG from the coding sequence ATGGATCGGGAAGAGCTCAACAAGGCGTTCGGCGTGACCGAGGAGCAGTTGGACGACTGGGCGGAAGAGTACGAAAACGGGACCTGGGACGCCTCGACGCTCGGCGAGGTGCGAAGGGGCCGTCCGTCGATCGCCGACGAGGACGTCAAGCCCGTGACGTTCCGCCTCCCTTCTTCTCAGATCCTCGCGGTGGACAGGCGAGCCGAGGAAAAGGGCATCACCCGTTCAGAATTCCTGCGCGATGCCGTGCAATCGGCGCTCGCCGATTGCGGTTGA
- a CDS encoding tyrosine recombinase: MTVGDGSSSLRDPLDCDPRIVELIDAFCHAMRVERNASVHTLRAYRIDLMDFARWAFRERIDILAATHRQLRRYLGELDRAQYSRTTVNRRLSALRSFFRWLNVTGTTDEDPASILQGPKQPKSLPHVIRASDMVKLLTVYGKRDIAGRERDQSSVDARNQALLEFLYACGARVSEASGLLAANVDFGSGQVKVFGKGSKERIVPLHDMAVSSMRAYATWARPLILRDRTCDYFFVSTRGNRMGTDAIRKMFKEALRQAGLDETLSPHDMRHTFATDLLDGGADLRSVQEMLGHASLSTTQIYTHLSPGRLKQVHARTHPRG; the protein is encoded by the coding sequence ATGACCGTGGGCGACGGCTCGTCGTCCTTGCGCGACCCCCTCGACTGCGATCCGCGCATCGTCGAGCTGATCGACGCGTTCTGCCACGCCATGCGCGTGGAGCGCAATGCCTCGGTGCACACGCTGCGCGCCTACCGCATCGACCTCATGGACTTCGCTCGCTGGGCCTTCCGCGAGCGCATCGACATCCTCGCGGCCACCCATCGCCAGCTGCGCCGCTACCTGGGAGAGCTCGACCGCGCGCAGTACTCCCGCACCACGGTGAACCGCCGCCTGTCGGCGTTGCGCAGCTTCTTCCGCTGGCTCAACGTCACCGGGACAACTGACGAGGACCCCGCGAGCATCCTGCAAGGACCCAAGCAGCCGAAGAGCCTGCCGCACGTCATCCGGGCGTCAGACATGGTGAAGCTGCTGACGGTGTACGGCAAGCGCGACATCGCCGGGCGCGAGCGCGACCAGTCGTCCGTCGACGCGCGCAACCAGGCGCTGCTCGAGTTCCTGTACGCGTGCGGCGCCCGCGTGTCCGAGGCGTCGGGATTGCTGGCGGCCAACGTGGACTTCGGCAGCGGCCAGGTGAAGGTGTTCGGCAAGGGGTCGAAGGAGCGCATCGTGCCCCTGCACGACATGGCGGTGTCGTCCATGCGCGCCTACGCCACGTGGGCCCGCCCGCTCATCCTGCGCGACCGCACCTGCGACTACTTCTTCGTGTCCACGCGCGGCAACCGCATGGGCACCGACGCCATACGCAAGATGTTCAAGGAGGCGCTGCGCCAGGCCGGCCTCGACGAGACGCTCTCGCCGCACGACATGCGCCACACCTTCGCCACCGACCTGCTCGACGGCGGCGCCGACCTGCGCAGCGTCCAGGAGATGCTCGGCCATGCCAGCCTGTCCACCACGCAGATCTACACCCACCTGTCCCCGGGCCGCCTCAAGCAGGTGCATGCCCGTACCCATCCGCGAGGGTAG
- the trmFO gene encoding methylenetetrahydrofolate--tRNA-(uracil(54)-C(5))-methyltransferase (FADH(2)-oxidizing) TrmFO, with translation MSQSVTILGAGLAGSEAALQLADRGVRVRLVEMRPAVPTPVHVTGCCAELVCSNSLKSEKPDSAAGMLKRELAELGSRLYAQAKAHAVPAGGALAVDRAAFASAVTVLVEAHPLIQLVHEEAVDLAQAAEGADALVVASGPLTSDALAASLVRFTGEESCAFYDAAAPIVMADSLDGERLFRQSRYEDAGADVGDYLNAPFSREEYDAFIDELVSAERVIRRDFETRDLFQACQPIEEIARKGHDAPRFGTLKPVGLTDPRTGRRPWAALQLRAEDAHGSSYNLVGFQTNLTFPEQRRVFRLIPGLEHAEFARYGVMHRNTFVDAPRLLDANLRLRTPEAERLGTPVYLAGQIAGTEGYCEAIRSGLHAAIAVAAELGNAQAPLLPSETAFGALMAYATDPATSDYQPMHVNFGILPPFEQRIRNKRDRYAAYAARGAEALAAYRDELAARGLALDERGKPEAAS, from the coding sequence ATGTCTCAATCCGTAACCATACTGGGTGCCGGCCTCGCGGGGAGCGAGGCGGCGTTGCAGCTCGCCGACCGCGGCGTGCGGGTGCGCCTGGTCGAAATGCGCCCGGCGGTGCCCACGCCCGTGCACGTCACGGGGTGCTGCGCCGAGCTCGTGTGCTCGAACTCCCTCAAAAGCGAGAAGCCCGACAGCGCGGCCGGCATGCTCAAGCGCGAGCTCGCCGAGCTGGGCTCGCGGCTGTACGCCCAGGCGAAGGCCCATGCCGTGCCCGCAGGCGGCGCGCTGGCCGTCGACCGCGCGGCGTTCGCCTCAGCGGTGACCGTGCTCGTGGAGGCCCATCCGCTCATCCAGCTCGTGCACGAGGAGGCCGTCGACCTCGCGCAGGCCGCCGAAGGCGCCGACGCGCTCGTGGTGGCCTCGGGCCCGCTGACTTCCGACGCGCTCGCGGCGTCGCTCGTCCGCTTCACGGGCGAGGAGTCGTGCGCGTTCTACGACGCCGCCGCGCCCATCGTCATGGCTGACTCCCTCGACGGCGAGCGCCTGTTCCGCCAGAGCCGCTACGAGGATGCCGGCGCCGACGTGGGCGACTACCTGAACGCGCCCTTCTCGCGCGAGGAGTACGACGCCTTCATCGACGAGCTTGTGAGCGCCGAGCGCGTCATCCGCCGCGACTTCGAGACCCGCGACCTGTTCCAGGCCTGCCAGCCCATCGAGGAGATCGCCCGCAAGGGCCACGACGCGCCGCGCTTCGGCACGCTCAAGCCGGTGGGGCTCACCGACCCGCGCACGGGCCGCCGCCCGTGGGCCGCGCTGCAGCTGCGCGCCGAGGACGCCCACGGCTCCAGCTACAACCTCGTCGGGTTCCAGACGAACCTCACCTTCCCCGAGCAGCGCCGCGTGTTCCGCCTCATCCCGGGCCTCGAGCACGCCGAGTTCGCGCGCTACGGCGTGATGCACCGCAACACGTTCGTCGACGCGCCGCGCCTGCTGGACGCGAACCTGCGCCTGCGCACGCCCGAGGCCGAGCGGCTCGGGACGCCGGTGTACCTCGCCGGCCAGATCGCCGGGACCGAAGGGTACTGCGAGGCCATCCGCTCGGGGCTCCATGCCGCCATCGCCGTGGCCGCCGAGCTCGGCAACGCGCAGGCGCCCCTGCTGCCGAGCGAGACGGCGTTCGGCGCGCTCATGGCCTACGCCACCGACCCGGCCACGTCCGACTACCAGCCCATGCACGTGAACTTCGGCATCCTGCCCCCGTTCGAGCAGCGCATCCGCAACAAGCGCGACCGCTACGCCGCCTATGCCGCGCGCGGCGCCGAGGCGCTCGCCGCGTACCGCGACGAGCTGGCCGCGCGCGGCCTCGCGCTCGATGAGCGCGGCAAGCCGGAGGCGGCCTCATGA